In Nicotiana tabacum cultivar K326 chromosome 11, ASM71507v2, whole genome shotgun sequence, a single window of DNA contains:
- the LOC107818113 gene encoding membrane steroid-binding protein 2 produces the protein MASVWTAMTEMILEYTGLSSTAFFTIAAMMVVTYKVICSMFVSADDFVPVKREPLHLGDLTEEELKAYNGSDSQKPLLIAIRGQIYDVSSSKMFYGPGGPYAMFAGRDASRALAQLSFKPQDINGNLEGLSDAELEILRDWEDKFIEKYARVGQLAPKKTLTKKEEDENASRIEVLKATKADMMQEGGSAEVNGVHKAGHL, from the exons ATGGCGAGTGTATGGACAGCAATGACGGAGATGATCTTGGAGTACACGGGATTATCGTCGACGGCGTTCTTCACAATTGCAGCAATGATGGTGGTGACTTACAAAGTGATTTGTAGTATGTTCGTCTCTGCCGATGACTTTGTCCCCGTCAAAAGAGAGCCTCTCCACCTCGGCGACTTGACGGAAGAGGAGCTTAAAGCTTATAATGGCTCCGATTCACAAAAGCCATTGTTGATTGCTATCAGAGGACAGATCTACGACGTCTCTAGCTCCAA GATGTTCTATGGTCCTGGTGGTCCATATGCAATGTTTGCTGGAAGAGATGCTAGCCGAGCCTTAGCTCAGTTATCATTCAAACCTCAGGATATTAATGGGAACCTTGAAGGCCTTAGCGATGCTGAGCTTGAAATTCTGCGAGACTGGGAAGATAAATTTATTGAGAAGTATGCCAGGGTGGGGCAGCTTGCTCCGAAGAAAACACTAACCAAAaaggaagaagatgaaaatgCTAGCAGGATAGAAGTGTTGAAGGCAACGAAAGCGGATATGATGCAGGAGGGTGGAAGTGCTGAAGTAAATGGAGTACATAAAGCCGGCCACCTATGA